From the Anoplolepis gracilipes chromosome 15, ASM4749672v1, whole genome shotgun sequence genome, the window gtataaatttaataataattaaacaacttTCACAATAGcaacaagatataaaaatatatttctgcatattatatagttatgtatatcataattcataatatacaatttcagATTTAATCCTATAAATATCCAGCAAACATAaagtaatagtaatataacTGTTAGTTATAATTTCGCACTCAAATGTAACTGTTACGTACAAGTcatgttatatattacagtTACATTATTGAAtaagaaattgtaattaacagttttattattgttactttGTATTTACTGggtattatttgctttttaatttaattttgatataaacagAGATATTTGAATGTTTGATACAAAAAGAactactaaaaataaatataaaaaatgtaaataataatatttacaacaattatacatatattttaatgattggataaacgatataatatatgtaaatcttttttttaaatttaatttgccttaaaatttttgcacattctacaattttgaattcttaaaatttaaaattatcgtaCTTTATGACTTTATTACAAAGCATATTGGttgttgtataaataaatattaaatatattatcgattattataggcagaataataatttatgttgtatataatcaatgaaaaaaaatatatgattaatccACGATTAATCCTCtcatatatactttattcttatcaatatgtattttatactttaaaaactgccaaatttacatttcaataaaatgtatgcCTGTTAACTagcgtaaaattattatgaaatgaaGTTAGAAAACTGTATATACGAATACATTATAGTTTTACTTACTTGCCTAAGTATGTTATGAATTTCAGGAATGTTacgtgaatattaaaaatattaaaataaaaaattatattaacggaataaaaaggaataatacacaaattcatatatatatatatatatatatgtatatacgaaaaacaataaaaaatataatattacaaatagataaatattataaatagataaaaataatatttttgtgtgttatatataaatataagattttttatttcattacatattttttttatattataaaattatacatcatTGTTTCTCTGTTGCATTACGTGTGAAACatgttaacttttatatattgaagagCCTTGAAGATatgattaattgatttatatcgataaaaaaaggcATTAGCAAgacatattaatttgtaaagacATTTTTAACTGTGATGTTTCTGTGAAAgttatgcaaaaaaaacataatatgcatatatatatgcagagtCATGTTTAAGAATAACCGCGATAACCAGTTGGATTACCGAGGGTAGTAGCATAATTACCACCACGATAGCTGTAAGGACTTCTTGCTGAATATGTCGAACCATATCCGTAACCAGAAGTATCGTATCCATCATAACGATTGTAACCACTACGTCCAGATCCTAAATAATTGTCTTCGTAACCTCCGACACCATAACTTCCGTAACCCCCGTAACCCCCTCCAGGAATAATTCCTCTTCCGTAATCCCCACCATACCCGCTATAACCGCTACCATAGCCGCCATATCCTCCATATCCTCCATAACCACCATAGCCGCTATATCCAGGATAACTTCCTACATTACCGTAATATCTACAACAAAAAGAAAgacttgtttttttattttctcataatCAAATACGTCATGTAATTATGGAAAGAATTGTGTTTTTTCAGTGTTtcctattaatatttgatttatatttttttctatgtttcatattttctatagctcatatattttatttctctctttatcctTCCTTTTCTTATATTGTTTGCTTATTTCTTTAgactttatattttgaattaaaagccaaaaaacttttttgcaaaaaattcaagtatgaatctaaataaattaaatttactattaatgCTTTAACAAATCTTATGTTCGTGTTTTAACTACGTTTAAGTGGATAaagtatttcatataaaaatattgtatgcaCTTTaatttaagcaaatatataataaacataaaatgtaaaaaaaataatacgcaATGTGTGGGGAAAGATCATTTGCACATCTTACCCGCTGCCGATGACACCTGGATATTGATAACCTCTATATCCTGGAATTAAGCTGCTACCGCGATATGAAGTACCAGGATAAACAGAGCCAATTATTCCCGAACCATAGCCAGTTCCATATGAATATCCTGGATATCCTCCAGGATATCCCCCAGGATATCCT encodes:
- the LOC140674206 gene encoding uncharacterized protein, which translates into the protein MKLILAISTIYALVALCYSATEAPESLSKLFPKLNDAQGVYATSNAGDQQGELATSASDRTFHINKDYGYPGGYPGGYPGGYPGGYPGGYPGGYPGYSYGTGYGSGIIGSVYPGTSYRGSSLIPGYRGYQYPGVIGSGYYGNVGSYPGYSGYGGYGGYGGYGGYGSGYSGYGGDYGRGIIPGGGYGGYGSYGVGGYEDNYLGSGRSGYNRYDGYDTSGYGYGSTYSARSPYSYRGGNYATTLGNPTGYRGYS